One stretch of Serinicoccus hydrothermalis DNA includes these proteins:
- a CDS encoding NUDIX domain-containing protein, with protein MIEERPDGASASDYLPPTQIRVLSLALIRHPGTGALFVTEYLDPARDETLHRPAGGGIEFGETSEQALRREFREEFDTELEVGERLGVVENIFVFNGRPGHEYIVVHEATFLDRAMLGHGPWPVLDAPSDVGVWRPATGVDLPRLVPDALADLF; from the coding sequence GTGATCGAGGAGAGGCCTGACGGGGCGAGCGCCAGCGACTACCTTCCGCCCACGCAGATCCGGGTGCTCAGCCTGGCCCTCATCCGGCACCCGGGGACCGGCGCCCTCTTCGTGACCGAGTACCTCGACCCGGCCCGCGACGAGACGCTGCACCGTCCCGCGGGCGGCGGGATCGAGTTCGGCGAGACCTCCGAGCAGGCGCTGCGGCGCGAGTTCCGCGAGGAGTTCGACACCGAGCTGGAGGTGGGGGAGCGGCTCGGGGTGGTCGAGAACATCTTCGTCTTCAACGGCCGCCCCGGGCACGAGTACATCGTGGTCCACGAGGCCACCTTCCTCGACCGGGCGATGCTCGGCCACGGCCCCTGGCCCGTGCTCGATGCCCCCAGCGACGTCGGGGTGTGGCGCCCCGCCACCGGCGTGGACCTTCCCCGCCTCGTCCCGGACGCCCTCGCCGACCTGTTTTGA
- a CDS encoding hydroxymethylglutaryl-CoA lyase: MTRTLPMTEPLPDQPDRVTIYEVGPRDGLQNEKSVVPTQVKAEFVRRLLAAGLETVELTSFVPQKWVPQLGDAEELMDLLGEEGLGQRRPVLVPNERGLDRALERGVTSVAIFGSATETFARKNLNRSVEESVQMFAPVVKRALDAGAWVRAYVSMCFGDPWEGPVPVEQVVDACSRLMDLGCDQLSIGDTIGVGTPGHVHRLLDALGDAGIGPEQTAVHFHDTYGQALANTMTAIGDGVRVVDASTGGLGGCPYARSATGNLATEDLVWALDGLGIEHGADLDALVRTSTWMAEQLGRPAPSRVVKALAGD, from the coding sequence ATGACGCGCACCCTGCCAATGACGGAGCCGCTGCCGGACCAGCCGGACCGGGTGACGATCTACGAGGTCGGCCCGCGCGACGGCCTGCAGAACGAGAAGTCCGTCGTGCCGACGCAGGTCAAGGCGGAGTTCGTCCGGCGGCTGCTGGCCGCCGGGCTGGAGACCGTGGAGCTCACCAGCTTCGTCCCGCAGAAGTGGGTGCCCCAGCTCGGGGACGCCGAGGAGCTGATGGACCTGCTGGGGGAGGAGGGGCTGGGCCAGCGGCGCCCGGTCCTCGTGCCCAACGAGCGAGGGCTGGACCGGGCGCTGGAGCGCGGCGTCACCTCGGTCGCGATCTTCGGCAGCGCCACCGAGACCTTCGCCCGCAAGAACCTCAACAGGTCGGTCGAGGAGTCGGTCCAGATGTTCGCCCCCGTGGTGAAGCGCGCGCTCGACGCCGGCGCGTGGGTCCGGGCCTACGTCTCGATGTGCTTCGGCGACCCGTGGGAGGGCCCGGTGCCGGTCGAGCAGGTCGTCGACGCCTGCTCCCGGCTCATGGACCTCGGCTGCGACCAGCTCTCGATCGGCGACACGATCGGCGTGGGCACGCCCGGGCACGTGCACCGGCTCCTCGACGCCCTCGGTGACGCGGGGATCGGCCCGGAACAGACGGCCGTGCACTTCCACGACACCTACGGGCAGGCGCTGGCCAACACCATGACCGCCATCGGCGACGGGGTGCGGGTCGTCGATGCCTCGACCGGAGGCCTGGGCGGCTGCCCCTATGCCAGGTCCGCCACCGGCAACCTCGCGACCGAGGACCTCGTCTGGGCCCTCGACGGCCTGGGTATCGAGCACGGCGCCGACCTCGACGCGCTCGTGCGGACGAGCACCTGGATGGCCGAGCAGCTCGGTCGCCCGGCGCCCTCGCGGGTGGTCAAGGCCCTGGCCGGGGACTGA
- the ribB gene encoding 3,4-dihydroxy-2-butanone-4-phosphate synthase yields the protein MSAGSAQAPDLPRALAALRAGRPVLVLDDEDREDEGDVVLAAQTLTPAWTGWAVRHTSGFLCAPMPGAWADRLGLPAMVADAANEDELRTAYTVTVDAATGVTTGISAADRCRTAQVLADEDSTAADLRRPGHLVPLRARDGGVLARRGHTEACVDLCRLAGLAPVGVIGELVADDGEMLRGPAVRALAAEHDLPVLTIAELATHRLRHDRVERVASSTLPTEHGELVVHGYRDRVTGLEHLALLGRPDPGPSPLVRVHSECLTGESLGSRRCDCGPQLQDALARVAVEGGAVVYLRGHEGRGVGLVDKLRAYAAQDGGLDTVAAQEALGLPVDARDHSVAAAILEDVGLAGRPLRLLTHNPDKVAALTGLGLVVAETLPSGRAAPAEAQAYLRTKVERLGHTPHHETRSTA from the coding sequence ATGAGCGCCGGATCGGCGCAGGCCCCGGACCTGCCCCGGGCCCTGGCGGCGCTGCGCGCGGGACGGCCGGTGCTGGTGCTCGACGACGAGGACCGGGAGGACGAGGGCGACGTCGTGCTCGCGGCGCAGACGCTCACCCCGGCGTGGACCGGCTGGGCGGTCCGGCACACCTCCGGCTTCCTCTGCGCGCCCATGCCGGGCGCGTGGGCCGACCGGCTGGGGCTGCCGGCGATGGTCGCCGACGCGGCGAACGAGGACGAGCTGCGGACGGCATACACCGTCACCGTGGACGCCGCCACGGGCGTGACCACCGGGATCAGCGCCGCCGACCGCTGCCGCACCGCGCAGGTGCTCGCCGACGAGGACAGCACCGCGGCCGACCTGCGGCGTCCCGGTCACCTCGTGCCGCTGCGCGCCCGCGACGGCGGCGTGCTCGCCCGCCGGGGTCACACCGAGGCGTGCGTCGACCTCTGCCGGCTCGCCGGTCTGGCCCCGGTGGGGGTGATCGGCGAGCTCGTGGCCGACGACGGCGAGATGCTGCGCGGGCCGGCGGTGCGGGCGCTCGCCGCCGAGCACGACCTGCCGGTCCTGACCATCGCCGAGCTCGCCACCCACCGCCTGCGGCACGACCGGGTCGAGCGGGTCGCCAGCTCGACCCTGCCGACCGAGCACGGCGAGCTGGTGGTGCACGGCTACCGCGACCGGGTGACCGGGCTCGAGCACCTGGCGCTGCTCGGCCGGCCGGACCCCGGTCCGAGCCCGCTGGTCCGGGTGCACTCCGAGTGCCTCACCGGCGAGTCGCTGGGCTCCCGGCGGTGCGACTGCGGGCCCCAGCTGCAGGACGCGCTCGCCCGGGTCGCGGTCGAGGGCGGGGCGGTGGTCTACCTGCGCGGGCACGAGGGGCGCGGGGTCGGCCTCGTCGACAAGCTCCGGGCGTATGCCGCGCAGGACGGCGGCCTCGACACGGTCGCCGCGCAGGAGGCGCTGGGGCTGCCGGTGGACGCCCGGGACCACTCCGTCGCCGCCGCGATCCTCGAGGACGTCGGCCTCGCCGGCCGTCCATTGCGGCTGCTGACCCACAACCCGGACAAGGTCGCCGCCCTCACCGGGCTCGGCCTCGTCGTCGCCGAGACGCTGCCGTCCGGGCGGGCGGCACCGGCCGAGGCACAGGCATACCTGCGGACGAAGGTGGAGCGCCTCGGGCACACCCCGCACCACGAGACGAGGAGCACAGCATGA
- the ribH gene encoding 6,7-dimethyl-8-ribityllumazine synthase produces MSKAGAPTLSVDGTGLRVAVVAASRHTTVMDGLLDGARRALAEAHVEDVREVRVPGSFELPVAAARLAREGYDAVVALGVVIRGGTPHFDYVCQAATWGLTQASVETGVPVGFGVLTCDDEQQALDRAGLPGSAEDKGHEAATAAVATVLALR; encoded by the coding sequence ATGAGCAAGGCCGGAGCGCCCACCCTGAGCGTCGACGGGACCGGGCTGCGGGTCGCGGTCGTCGCCGCCTCCCGGCACACGACCGTCATGGACGGCCTGCTCGACGGCGCCCGCCGCGCGCTCGCCGAGGCGCATGTCGAGGACGTGCGCGAGGTGCGCGTGCCCGGGAGCTTCGAGCTGCCCGTGGCCGCGGCCCGGCTCGCGCGGGAGGGGTATGACGCGGTCGTCGCCCTCGGTGTGGTGATCCGGGGCGGCACCCCGCACTTCGACTACGTGTGCCAGGCCGCGACGTGGGGGCTGACCCAGGCGTCGGTCGAGACCGGGGTCCCGGTCGGCTTCGGAGTGCTGACCTGCGACGACGAGCAGCAGGCGCTGGACCGCGCCGGGCTGCCGGGGTCGGCCGAGGACAAGGGCCACGAGGCCGCCACCGCCGCGGTCGCGACCGTGCTGGCCCTGCGCTGA
- a CDS encoding GOLPH3/VPS74 family protein, whose translation MLLADELILLLLDDRTGHWLVRRPAVRASVRVALVVELLARRQLALDDGGVLVQGLSGTTGGDRVLEQVAQQVVGQRPAELKRPRRGEVEELLAGLRDSGVLRRTWLNRNRHLPRDTHPEAGVRARLREALGVDRRPDRHTALLVALVFELGLLPTLFPDEDVLTLDHRAAIIVEALRTDLHYFPTTLEDDARERIEGRDVASGVGDAISGVGDALEFLEVVVGATRLLSLPVRALVRVLGELP comes from the coding sequence ATGCTGCTGGCCGACGAGCTCATCCTGCTGCTGCTCGACGACCGGACCGGCCACTGGCTGGTCCGCCGCCCTGCGGTGCGCGCGTCGGTGCGGGTGGCGCTGGTGGTCGAGCTGCTGGCCCGGCGCCAGCTCGCCCTCGACGACGGCGGGGTGCTCGTCCAGGGGCTGAGCGGCACCACCGGCGGCGACCGGGTCCTGGAGCAGGTGGCCCAGCAGGTCGTCGGCCAGCGCCCGGCAGAGCTCAAGCGCCCCCGCCGTGGCGAGGTCGAGGAGCTGCTGGCCGGCCTGCGGGACTCCGGAGTGCTGCGGCGGACCTGGCTCAACCGCAACCGGCACCTGCCCCGCGACACCCACCCCGAGGCAGGCGTGCGCGCCCGGCTGCGCGAGGCGCTCGGCGTCGACCGGCGGCCGGACCGGCATACCGCGCTGCTCGTCGCCCTCGTCTTCGAGCTCGGCCTGCTGCCCACGCTCTTCCCCGACGAGGACGTGCTCACCCTCGACCACCGGGCGGCGATCATCGTCGAGGCGCTGCGCACCGACCTGCACTACTTCCCGACGACGCTCGAGGACGACGCGCGCGAGCGGATCGAGGGGCGGGACGTCGCAAGTGGTGTGGGGGATGCGATCTCGGGCGTCGGGGACGCGCTGGAGTTCCTCGAGGTCGTGGTGGGCGCGACCCGGCTCCTCAGCCTGCCGGTGCGTGCCCTGGTGCGCGTGCTCGGCGAGCTGCCCTGA
- a CDS encoding riboflavin synthase — MFTGIVEELGSLVSRTDGTDASVVEVRGPLVVADAANGASIAVNGVCLTVTRHTEDGFTADVMAETLAVTTLGGLAPGDPVNLERSLPGGGRLGGHVVQGHVDGTTTVLSRTPGERWEVVRLALPPQLARYVAHKGSVALDGVSLTVSALGPDWFEVSLIPTTLDLTTLGVRGPGQAVNVEVDVLAKYAERLLDPELAR, encoded by the coding sequence ATGTTCACCGGCATCGTCGAGGAGCTCGGCTCCCTCGTCTCGCGCACCGACGGCACCGACGCGAGCGTCGTGGAGGTCCGCGGCCCGCTCGTGGTGGCGGACGCCGCCAACGGCGCGTCGATCGCCGTCAACGGCGTCTGCCTGACGGTGACCCGGCACACCGAGGACGGCTTCACCGCCGACGTCATGGCCGAGACCCTCGCCGTCACCACCCTCGGCGGGCTCGCGCCCGGCGACCCGGTCAACCTGGAGCGCTCGCTGCCGGGCGGCGGGCGGCTCGGCGGCCACGTCGTGCAGGGCCACGTCGACGGCACGACCACGGTGCTCTCGCGCACCCCGGGGGAGCGGTGGGAGGTGGTCCGGCTCGCGCTGCCGCCGCAGCTGGCGCGCTACGTCGCGCACAAGGGCTCGGTCGCCCTCGACGGCGTCTCGCTCACCGTCTCGGCGCTCGGGCCGGACTGGTTCGAGGTCTCGCTCATCCCCACCACGCTGGACCTCACCACCCTCGGGGTCCGTGGGCCGGGCCAGGCGGTCAACGTCGAGGTCGACGTGCTCGCGAAGTATGCCGAGCGCCTGCTCGACCCGGAGCTGGCCCGATGA
- a CDS encoding ABC transporter permease, with protein sequence MTGLGELVRLAARRSRWFYLAWVLALTAVVPATAAAYEQIIDPDNADLLITTMTSNPTMRAMLGPPFDLSTAGGFTVWRVGTFVAAMASIMAVLGIIRSTRAQEEDGRTELLRSASVGRHVPLVAGMLVTLAACLVLGVLVAASMTALGEPVVGSVAFGAGLALVGATFAAVGALAAQLSASARTARAIGLWTVAAAYTLRAVADGSSDDAVTRLAWASPLQWMALARPYAGERWWVLLLPAAATVLLLAGAVALEARRDHGSGLWAARSGRAEAPPGLRSGRALAWRLHRGQVIGWSLGLLLFAIAMGSLSTSFGEMLEQVPQLQLIIQRMGGGTDQLTEAFFVTMLGIVSVVVAVLAVQLFGRLHEQEERGHAELVLSTALSRRQLLASHLGIAVLVPVVLFAAVGAVLALNQARATGDWSWVARTTEGALALAPGGLVALGVAVLLHGWAPRLGWLAWVVIGWSLFMVWVGAALDLPEWLTRLTPWAALPQLPVDTVDWTAVLGTLALAVVLIALGALGYRRRDITGT encoded by the coding sequence GTGACCGGGCTCGGCGAGCTGGTCCGGCTCGCGGCCCGCCGCAGCCGCTGGTTCTACCTCGCCTGGGTGCTCGCGCTCACCGCCGTCGTACCCGCCACGGCCGCGGCCTACGAGCAGATCATCGACCCGGACAACGCCGACCTGCTCATCACCACGATGACCTCCAACCCGACGATGCGGGCGATGCTCGGGCCGCCCTTCGACCTCTCGACCGCCGGCGGGTTCACGGTATGGCGGGTCGGCACCTTCGTCGCCGCCATGGCCTCGATCATGGCCGTCCTCGGCATCATCCGCTCCACCCGCGCCCAGGAGGAGGACGGGCGCACCGAGCTGCTGCGCTCCGCCTCCGTCGGCCGGCACGTCCCGCTCGTCGCGGGCATGCTCGTCACGCTCGCCGCCTGCCTCGTCCTCGGGGTCCTCGTGGCCGCCTCGATGACGGCGCTGGGCGAGCCGGTCGTCGGGTCCGTGGCCTTCGGCGCCGGGCTGGCGCTGGTCGGCGCCACCTTCGCCGCCGTCGGCGCCCTCGCCGCCCAGCTGAGCGCCTCGGCGCGCACCGCCCGGGCGATCGGCCTGTGGACGGTCGCGGCGGCATACACCCTGCGGGCGGTGGCCGACGGCTCGAGCGACGACGCGGTCACGCGCCTGGCCTGGGCCTCACCGCTGCAGTGGATGGCGCTGGCCCGCCCGTATGCCGGCGAGCGCTGGTGGGTGCTCCTCCTGCCCGCGGCGGCGACCGTGCTGCTGCTCGCGGGTGCCGTGGCGCTCGAGGCGCGCCGCGACCACGGGTCCGGGCTGTGGGCGGCACGCAGCGGCCGGGCGGAGGCGCCCCCGGGGCTGCGCAGCGGCCGGGCGCTGGCCTGGCGGCTGCACCGGGGACAGGTGATCGGGTGGAGCCTGGGCCTGCTGCTCTTCGCCATCGCGATGGGGTCGCTGTCGACGAGCTTCGGCGAGATGCTGGAGCAGGTGCCGCAGCTGCAGCTCATCATCCAGCGCATGGGCGGCGGGACCGACCAGCTCACCGAGGCCTTCTTCGTGACGATGCTGGGCATCGTGTCGGTGGTCGTGGCGGTCCTCGCGGTGCAGCTCTTCGGGCGCCTGCACGAGCAGGAGGAACGGGGCCACGCCGAGCTGGTGCTGTCGACGGCGCTCTCCCGGCGCCAGCTGCTGGCCAGCCACCTCGGGATCGCGGTGCTCGTCCCCGTGGTGCTCTTCGCGGCCGTCGGGGCGGTGCTCGCGCTCAACCAGGCGCGGGCGACCGGCGACTGGTCATGGGTGGCGCGGACCACCGAGGGAGCGCTCGCGCTCGCGCCGGGCGGGCTCGTCGCGCTCGGCGTCGCGGTGCTGCTGCACGGGTGGGCTCCCCGGCTCGGCTGGCTGGCCTGGGTGGTCATCGGCTGGAGCCTGTTCATGGTGTGGGTCGGTGCCGCGCTCGACCTGCCGGAGTGGCTGACCCGGCTCACCCCGTGGGCGGCGCTGCCGCAGCTGCCGGTCGACACGGTGGACTGGACCGCCGTGCTCGGCACGCTCGCGCTCGCGGTCGTGCTCATCGCCCTCGGCGCGCTCGGCTACCGGCGGCGCGACATCACCGGCACCTGA
- a CDS encoding ABC transporter ATP-binding protein has protein sequence MDVIELVEVTKRFGATTALDRLTMSVAQGEVHGFLGPNGSGKSTTIRVLLGLLRADSGTARLLGGDPWTDAPALHRRLAYVPGDVALWPGLTGGEVIDLLGRLRGGLDQGRRADLLERFDLDPTKKGTTYSKGNRQKVALVAALASDVELLLLDEPTSGLDPLMEAQFRLVVEAERERGRTVLLSSHILSEVEHLCDRVSIIRAGQIVESGTLAELRHLTRTSVVAELAAPVPAGVADAPGVHDAQIEGHRLTCQVDDTELGSVMSRLSALGIRSITSTPPTLEELFLRHYDESDS, from the coding sequence GTGGACGTCATCGAGCTCGTCGAGGTCACCAAGCGGTTCGGCGCCACGACCGCGCTGGACCGGCTCACGATGTCGGTCGCGCAGGGCGAGGTGCACGGCTTCCTCGGGCCCAACGGCTCGGGCAAGTCCACGACGATCAGGGTCCTGCTCGGGCTGCTGCGCGCCGACTCGGGCACCGCCCGGCTCCTCGGCGGCGACCCCTGGACCGACGCGCCGGCGCTGCACCGGCGGCTCGCCTACGTACCCGGCGACGTCGCGCTCTGGCCCGGCCTCACCGGCGGGGAGGTCATCGACCTGCTCGGGCGGCTGCGCGGCGGGCTGGACCAGGGCCGTCGCGCCGATCTGCTGGAGCGCTTCGACCTCGACCCGACCAAGAAGGGCACGACCTACTCCAAGGGCAACCGGCAGAAGGTCGCGCTCGTCGCCGCGCTCGCCTCCGACGTCGAGCTGCTCCTCCTGGACGAGCCGACGAGCGGGCTGGACCCGCTCATGGAGGCGCAGTTCCGTCTCGTCGTCGAGGCCGAGCGCGAGCGGGGCCGGACCGTGCTGCTCTCCAGCCACATCCTGTCCGAGGTCGAGCACCTCTGCGACCGGGTCTCCATCATCCGCGCGGGGCAGATCGTGGAGTCCGGCACGCTCGCCGAGCTGCGCCACCTCACCCGCACTTCCGTGGTCGCCGAGCTCGCCGCGCCGGTCCCCGCCGGTGTCGCCGACGCGCCCGGTGTCCACGACGCGCAGATCGAGGGCCACCGCCTGACCTGCCAGGTCGACGACACCGAGCTGGGGTCGGTCATGTCGCGGCTCTCGGCCCTGGGCATCCGCTCGATCACCTCGACCCCGCCGACCCTGGAGGAGCTCTTCCTGCGGCACTACGACGAGTCCGACTCGTGA